A portion of the Lolium rigidum isolate FL_2022 chromosome 1, APGP_CSIRO_Lrig_0.1, whole genome shotgun sequence genome contains these proteins:
- the LOC124682934 gene encoding uncharacterized protein LOC124682934, whose protein sequence is MGNSLRCCLACVLPCGSFDVIRIVHLNGHIEEYSRPVTAGEVMAAHPSHVVSRPCSQGGARRILIVDPDSELERGCFYFLVPASSVPEKKRKPSSAQPQQKKARSSSKPTSAGAKKAAKDGAAGDSYLAEVLSEGKAKCRRSRSARSAVWRPHLQIIPEEALE, encoded by the coding sequence ATGGGCAACAGCCTGCGGTGCTGCCTGGCCTGCGTCCTCCCCTGCGGCTCCTTCGACGTGATCCGCATCGTCCACCTCAACGGCCACATCGAGGAGTACTCCCGCCCGGTCACCGCCGGCGAGGTCATGGCCGCGCACCCCAGCCACGTCGTGAGCCGGCCGTGCTCCCAGGGCGGCGCGCGCCGGATCCTCATCGTCGACCCCGACTCGGAGCTTGAGCGCGGGTGCTTCTACTTCCTGGTGCCGGCCTCGTCGGTgccggagaagaagaggaagccgtCGTCGGCGCAGCCGCAGCAGAAGAAGGCGCGGTCGTCGTCCAAGCCGACCAGCGCCGGCGCTAAGAAGGCGGCGAAAGACGGCGCCGCCGGCGACAGCTACCTTGCGGAGGTGCTGTCGGAGGGCAAGGCCAAGTGCAGGCGCAGCCGGAGCGCCCGCTCGGCGGTGTGGCGTCCGCATCTTCAGATCATCCCGGAAGAAGCTCTCGAGTGA